In the Ictalurus punctatus breed USDA103 chromosome 7, Coco_2.0, whole genome shotgun sequence genome, one interval contains:
- the ap1s1 gene encoding AP-1 complex subunit sigma-1A isoform X1, with protein MMRFMLLFSRQGKLRLQKWYTATAERDKKKMVRELMQVVLARKPKMCSFLEWRDLKIVYKRYASLYFCCAVEEQDNELITLEVIHRFVELLDKYFGSVCELDIIFNFEKAYFILDEFLMGGEIQDTSKKSVLKAIEQADLLQEEDESPRSVLEEMGLA; from the exons atgCGATTTATGCTGTTGTTTAGCCGGCAGGGGAAGCTGCGGCTGCAGAAATGGTATACAGCCACAGCTGAGCGTGACAAGAAAAAAATGGTGCGAGAGCTCATGCAGGTGGTGTTGGCTCGGAAGCCCAAAATGTGCAGCTTCCTGGAGTGGAGAGACCTAAAGATAGTCTACAAGAG gtatgccAGTCTGTATTTCTGCTGTGCAGTTGAAGAGCAGGACAACGAGCTGATTACCCTAGAGGTCATCCATCGCTTTGTGGAGCTGTTGGATAAGTACTTTGGCAGT GTGTGTGAGCTTGacatcatttttaattttgagAAGGCTTACTTTATCTTGGATGAATTTCTGATGGGGGGAGAAATCCAGGACACTTCAAAAAAAAGTGTGCTCAAGGCTATTGAACAAGCTGACCTGCTACAAGAG GAGGACGAGTCTCCAAGGAGTGTACTGGAGGAGATGGGTCTCGCATAG
- the ap1s1 gene encoding AP-1 complex subunit sigma-1A isoform X2 yields the protein MRFMLLFSRQGKLRLQKWYTATAERDKKKMVRELMQVVLARKPKMCSFLEWRDLKIVYKRYASLYFCCAVEEQDNELITLEVIHRFVELLDKYFGSVCELDIIFNFEKAYFILDEFLMGGEIQDTSKKSVLKAIEQADLLQEEDESPRSVLEEMGLA from the exons atgCGATTTATGCTGTTGTTTAGCCGGCAGGGGAAGCTGCGGCTGCAGAAATGGTATACAGCCACAGCTGAGCGTGACAAGAAAAAAATGGTGCGAGAGCTCATGCAGGTGGTGTTGGCTCGGAAGCCCAAAATGTGCAGCTTCCTGGAGTGGAGAGACCTAAAGATAGTCTACAAGAG gtatgccAGTCTGTATTTCTGCTGTGCAGTTGAAGAGCAGGACAACGAGCTGATTACCCTAGAGGTCATCCATCGCTTTGTGGAGCTGTTGGATAAGTACTTTGGCAGT GTGTGTGAGCTTGacatcatttttaattttgagAAGGCTTACTTTATCTTGGATGAATTTCTGATGGGGGGAGAAATCCAGGACACTTCAAAAAAAAGTGTGCTCAAGGCTATTGAACAAGCTGACCTGCTACAAGAG GAGGACGAGTCTCCAAGGAGTGTACTGGAGGAGATGGGTCTCGCATAG
- the vgf gene encoding neurosecretory protein VGF — protein MVMIRCQQVSRAPVVLFFFLFSLKFEPTSSIPVTGHKVGNRYEPSSPARTLPQIQFTQTGGVPETLNEEEDELFKDVDPKTLAAVLLEALNKPQEVMREQDKKGGEKNKAEEDRETQSFDRESNGYQELELVRAAAEAQGREEREREQDEERKREEEEEERLTEKVTSRTTSQTVPVKEQEVVAKEVASKQEQQETEGATDGNKDEQLSPEELKNLETMLEEFQSYTTAMKRERDSSSGQRESRGDYFDYLDRNGLMNNEIKPKPKGYDLALSKKKLKWQQEQEKNSNRPLGGNFMDDFNDNIEDQEQENGEDEDELLSPEEEEARAKAEQEEVRRQAAEAQRAKAEEEKLADIASDMILQYMVKQDGKKYRGNNAAEDKRSEEDGANDDDDIDPQTIDKLIEISSKLHLPADDVVDIISDVEKKKKKDAPETLQWQRPLVPPPAPDVSSTVLRTSPPSKPPKPNTNLLKSWFKDRAPIKPNQQNFWIKQQWPFWTYPSYRRYQKPYSSYYTIYIPPPKAKPRYYAKPSYSLNDILGNSLDYEFDYPLKQRYNPWTQSRPRAPLAFQRNLYIPNYIVPQPRTFKAIPMPKPRSPLRHRPAFYYSPTASVIAPQDGYYSQVEQPQPDSNEELGNFIEKVFLKRPRMFQ, from the coding sequence ATGGTCATGATTCGGTGCCAACAAGTATCAAGAGCCCCAGTtgtgcttttcttcttcttgttcagTCTTAAATTTGAGCCCACAAGCAGCATCCCTGTGACTGGACACAAAGTGGGCAATCGATATGAACCCTCCTCTCCTGCACGTACACTGCCTCAGATTCAGTTCACCCAAACCGGAGGTGTTCCAGAGACACTgaatgaagaggaggatgaactTTTCAAAGATGTTGACCCAAAAACCCTAGCAGCAGTCCTCCTAGAAGCCCTCAACAAGCCTCAGGAGGTAATGAGAGAACAAGATaagaaagggggagagaaaaaCAAGGCAGAAGAGGACAGAGAGACTCAGAGTTTTGACAGAGAGAGTAATGGATATCAGGAGCTGGAACTGGTGCGAGCAGCTGCTGAAGCACAGggcagagaagagagagaaagggaacaggatgaggagaggaagagggaggaggaagaagaagaacgcctcaCGGAAAAGGTGACCAGTCGTACCACAAGTCAAACAGTGCCTGTAAAAGAACAGGAAGTAGTTGCAAAGGAGGTTGCAAGCAAGCAAGAACAGCAAGAAACAGAGGGAGCCACTGATGGGAACAAGGATGAGCAGCTGAGTCCAGAAGAGTTGAAGAACCTGGAAACCATGTTAGAGGAGTTTCAGAGCTACACTACAGCCATGAAAAGAGAACGTGATTCCTCATCTGGCCAGAGAGAGAGTCGTGGTGATTACTTTGACTATCTGGATCGTAATGGCCTCATGAACAATGAGATCAAGCCCAAACCTAAGGGTTATGACTTGGCTTTGTCTAAGAAGAAGCTTAAGTGGCAACAAGAGCAGGAAAAGAACAGTAATCGGCCATTGGGAGGAAACTTTATGGATGATTTTAATGATAATATTGAAGACCAAGAACAGGAAAATggagaggatgaagatgaaCTGCTGAgtccagaagaagaagaagctagGGCTAAAGCTGAACAGGAAGAGGTGCGCAGACAAGCAGCTGAGGCCCAGAGAGCCAAGGCAGAAGAAGAGAAGCTTGCAGATATTGCATCAGATATGATCTTGCAATACATGGTCAAGCAAGATGGTAAAAAGTACCGGGGCAATAATGCTGCAGAAGATAAACGCTCAGAGGAAGATGGtgctaatgatgatgatgatattgaCCCCCAAACAATTGACAAGTTGATAGAGATCTCCAGTAAGCTCCACCTGCCTGCTGATGATGTGGTAGATATAATCAGTGAtgtggaaaagaagaaaaaaaaagacgctCCTGAAACTCTGCAATGGCAACGACCTCTTGTACCTCCTCCAGCACCTGATGTCTCATCTACAGTCTTAAGAACATCACCACCCTCAAAACCACCCAAGCCTAACACAAATCTGCTGAAATCATGGTTCAAGGACAGGGCTCCTATTAAGCCCAATCAACAAAATTTTTGGATCAAGCAACAGTGGCCCTTTTGGACCTACCCCTCCTATCGGCGCTATCAAAAGCCCTACAGTAGTTATTACACCATCTACATCCCACCTCCTAAAGCTAAACCACGCTATTATGCCAAACCCTCCTACTCCCTTAATGACATTCTGGGGAATTCATTGGACTATGAGTTTGATTACCCTCTGAAACAAAGGTATAATCCCTGGACACAAAGTCGTCCAAGGGCTCCTCTGGCTTTCCAGCGGAACCTCTACATCCCTAACTATATTGTCCCTCAACCCCGGACTTTCAAAGCCATACCCATGCCCAAACCCCGGTCACCCCTGCGTCATCGGCCTGCTTTCTATTACTCACCCACAGCTTCTGTAATTGCCCCACAGGATGGCTATTATAGCCAGGTGGAACAGCCACAACCAGACAGCAATGAGGAGCTAGGGAACTTCATTGAGAAGGTTTTCCTGAAACGTCCCCGCATGTTTCAGTGA